In the Malania oleifera isolate guangnan ecotype guangnan chromosome 1, ASM2987363v1, whole genome shotgun sequence genome, one interval contains:
- the LOC131155611 gene encoding uncharacterized protein LOC131155611 isoform X2, with product MGYSPYHHETMWLALQSSALALQVHDEVFMSRKGGKNEQKRKCWEQLQGGVTSSKWFHLLETTDDLGFNLDAHNMGYSTKHKLDMASQCPDGGKIDHMVKETTLVTPIGVWLPPDPWVSASFFHSNSLYYAKPMMQFVKPRVGVFLEHRIAFTVVKINILVYKN from the exons ATGGGGTATTCTCCTTATCATCATGAAACCATGTGGCTTGCCCTTCAATCAAGTGCGCTTGCACTGCAGG TGCACGATGAGGTGTTCATGTCAAGAAAAGGGGGAAAGAATGAACAAAAACGGAAATG TTGGGAGCAACTCCAGGGAGGAGTGACTTCAAGCAAATGGTTTCATCTATTAGAAACAACG GATGATTTAGGTTTCAACCTTGATGCCCATAATATGGGATATAGTACAAAACACAAGTTGGATATGGCATCGCAATGCCCAGATGGTGGCAAAATCGACCACATGGTAAAGGAAACAACCCTTGTAACCCCTATTGGAGTGTGGCTGCCTCCTGATCCTTGGGTCTCAGCTTCCTTCTTTCACTCAAATTCTCTGTATTATGCAAAACCAATGATGCAATTCGTGAAACCTAGAGTAGGTGTTTTCCTCGAACATAGGATAGCATTTACAGTAGTAAAAATTAACATTTtagtttataaaaattaa
- the LOC131155611 gene encoding uncharacterized protein LOC131155611 isoform X3: MGYSPYHHETMWLALQSSALALQVHDEVFMSRKGGKNEQKRKCWEQLQGGVTSSKWFHLLETTVRKGTSTWKWKDDLGFNLDAHNMGYSTKHKLDMASQCPDGGKIDHMVLFGYIAIVNS; encoded by the exons ATGGGGTATTCTCCTTATCATCATGAAACCATGTGGCTTGCCCTTCAATCAAGTGCGCTTGCACTGCAGG TGCACGATGAGGTGTTCATGTCAAGAAAAGGGGGAAAGAATGAACAAAAACGGAAATG TTGGGAGCAACTCCAGGGAGGAGTGACTTCAAGCAAATGGTTTCATCTATTAGAAACAACGGTGAGAAAAGGAACAAGCACCTGGAAATGGAAG GATGATTTAGGTTTCAACCTTGATGCCCATAATATGGGATATAGTACAAAACACAAGTTGGATATGGCATCGCAATGCCCAGATGGTGGCAAAATCGACCACATG GTGTTATTTGGCTACATAGCCATTGTCAATAGTTAG
- the LOC131155611 gene encoding uncharacterized protein LOC131155611 isoform X1 has translation MGYSPYHHETMWLALQSSALALQVHDEVFMSRKGGKNEQKRKCWEQLQGGVTSSKWFHLLETTVRKGTSTWKWKDDLGFNLDAHNMGYSTKHKLDMASQCPDGGKIDHMVKETTLVTPIGVWLPPDPWVSASFFHSNSLYYAKPMMQFVKPRVGVFLEHRIAFTVVKINILVYKN, from the exons ATGGGGTATTCTCCTTATCATCATGAAACCATGTGGCTTGCCCTTCAATCAAGTGCGCTTGCACTGCAGG TGCACGATGAGGTGTTCATGTCAAGAAAAGGGGGAAAGAATGAACAAAAACGGAAATG TTGGGAGCAACTCCAGGGAGGAGTGACTTCAAGCAAATGGTTTCATCTATTAGAAACAACGGTGAGAAAAGGAACAAGCACCTGGAAATGGAAG GATGATTTAGGTTTCAACCTTGATGCCCATAATATGGGATATAGTACAAAACACAAGTTGGATATGGCATCGCAATGCCCAGATGGTGGCAAAATCGACCACATGGTAAAGGAAACAACCCTTGTAACCCCTATTGGAGTGTGGCTGCCTCCTGATCCTTGGGTCTCAGCTTCCTTCTTTCACTCAAATTCTCTGTATTATGCAAAACCAATGATGCAATTCGTGAAACCTAGAGTAGGTGTTTTCCTCGAACATAGGATAGCATTTACAGTAGTAAAAATTAACATTTtagtttataaaaattaa
- the LOC131155611 gene encoding uncharacterized protein LOC131155611 isoform X4, with translation MGYSPYHHETMWLALQSSALALQVHDEVFMSRKGGKNEQKRKCWEQLQGGVTSSKWFHLLETTDDLGFNLDAHNMGYSTKHKLDMASQCPDGGKIDHMVLFGYIAIVNS, from the exons ATGGGGTATTCTCCTTATCATCATGAAACCATGTGGCTTGCCCTTCAATCAAGTGCGCTTGCACTGCAGG TGCACGATGAGGTGTTCATGTCAAGAAAAGGGGGAAAGAATGAACAAAAACGGAAATG TTGGGAGCAACTCCAGGGAGGAGTGACTTCAAGCAAATGGTTTCATCTATTAGAAACAACG GATGATTTAGGTTTCAACCTTGATGCCCATAATATGGGATATAGTACAAAACACAAGTTGGATATGGCATCGCAATGCCCAGATGGTGGCAAAATCGACCACATG GTGTTATTTGGCTACATAGCCATTGTCAATAGTTAG